The genomic window atcaacaagaATTGGACATACAAACATATACAAGGCAGAAGTCTAATGGCCATAGCAAGGACAGGACTAGGatgaggagagcataccatgtccccaacgcgagaccactcacgggccgtgcttcaacgctctcaaatgcggtgcaatacttgttgcactcttgttggatgaacaaccacctcttctgaatcgaggtgatgccacggttgcttgtaattgggtagggctcaaacatcttcttTCATGGAAAGTTTTGTGGACTCTCATCCAAAAACTAGGCCCTTTTGTTGTGCGTCtgtcctcggatcttggctaatctccatccaacattggcaaatcaacttgtcctcctcttgtgtatatgaacctgtgtgaatgctcttcctcctcttttgtgcttccgctctttggatgagctcgtcgatgaacaatggctcgccaccaatatcaatgtcattgccttcttcttcatcaccatcaccttcgcaatagatgtcatcatcttcaagccacgagtcaccatggtcgtagtcagtacggtcgtcggcctcttcatcggcaACGTACTGGGCGCGACCATCTTGACTTTGGGTACGTCGGGATCGTAGGCATGGCCATGCCCACCGTCGTAGATCACATCCTCCATgaactggttgtagaaggggtcgttgACCGAtggcgttggtgttggcattccgtCGAACAAGATGCGGGGGGACGGCATGGTGCCCGTAAACGGCGGttgtgcttgctttctttgcatctcgacggacggccaaccgccgctgctggacccaggtgtgacgttgaggtcgatgacggtcgaggggcgcggggtggacgACACGATCACACCAATgtccggcgaccccgagaaacgggtctggccgtcgtgccttggTGGGGGAAAGCCGGGCGACATAGGCGTGGTCCGCGACGTCGGCAACTGGCAGTGCGGAGGCCGAGCGACCGACGAGCCcgtgctcgccgggccgacggccgcTGCAGAGAAACCCGCCAGACGACAaatgccaagcatgaggagggcgtgcgctttgttgacgatggCCTCCTTCTCCTCGACCTCGGCCTCGCGCCGCGTGGCCTCCATCGCATCACGCTCagcggcgaacttggccgcggcggtCTTGCCCTTGACGGCCGCCCTCTagttcctcctcttcgccgatttcgcgtccaacttggcgatcttcTCTGGCGTGCACTCCGAacgcggcttccttggcgccttggccgccttcttcttgacCTTTCGGGCGGGTTGACGGCCAGGCTGCCGGAATTCggctgggcgtcggccatggacgggtgagggaggggcggcgggacgtgggagggtttttttgggggggggatgGCGCCAAATGGGGGGGGGGTTGCTTTGTGCCACCGACAGGCCGTCCAGGGAGGACAAGCGCGCGTGTCCCACCCGTTCGCGCACTGTCGTTTCACCCCAAaatcggcgcaaacttgggccggggatgggtcgaaaacggacagaaaacggacaaaagtccgtttgctcccgcACGTTGGGCCGTCTGGTTCGTTCGTATTACTTCAATTACTTCAAACGGACGAGCGCGAACAGGACGgcgtcgcgcggtggagttggcctaaaaagaGAGAGAAGCAGCCGTTGTGGTCGCTCCTCAAGCTCGGGACGGACTCGCATGTTGGTCTTATTACTCCTGCTGTTTGCCTGGCGTTTCTTAAGACGCAGGTATGATCACGTCCCAATCTTCGTCCTGGGGGCGCACTAACGCCTCCCGTCTTGTGCGCGCACGGCCCACGGCTCCCAGTTTGGCGCGTGTGCTGATGCGCACGCGCAGCAGCTTGAAACCGGAGTGTGTCGGTGCTTGGTTTCTCGCTTTACCTATCTATATGCCCCACAACCACAGGATTCAGACCCCAAGCATCTGTGTAGCATTACACTAATATAAGAGTTAAACATGTGAGGCTTCTTTGCTCAAATCGCTTTCCAATATGAGCTAGCCGGGCTGTGCTTTGATGTTACGTCGCAGCAAAATTCCACACAATTCTGAAATTTCATGAGCTGATTCTTATCTACTTTCAGATTTACCGTAGAAAAAAAGGCTAACCCTATTAGATCCGTGCTGGATCGTGTTTTCCTTGGTCCCAGGTGGGATGCCCTGTTCCCTAGGTCTTATCTTTTCGCTAAATGCATTGTCGGGTCTGATCATACCCCCTTGATTCTTGACGATGGTTCCATCTGCAATAGACCTCCGGCTAGATTTCAGTTTGATGCTTCTTGGCTGTGTGACGGCTTTGTCGATATGGTCGCTGCGAAGATTTCCCACTCCCTTTCCTCCAACCTCCGCTCCTTTGGCCCTCTGGATGACTGGCATTCTTGCTCCTATTCCCTTCGCAAATTTCTTAGAGGGTGGTCGCGTAACCGTGCGGCGGAGGATCGACGCTCCAAAGCCTTTCTTGAAAATCAGATCCTGGAGCTGGATCGTACTGCTGACTCTATTGGGCTCTCTGACGATGGATGGGCCGTTCGTTATAATCTGGAGGCTGCACTTTTGCAGCTGCACCATCAGGCTGAGATTTACTGGCGCCAGAGGGGCACTCTTAATTGGACAGTCAAAGGGGACGCTCCTACTGCATATTTCTTTGCGATTGCGAACGATAGGCGTAGGCGCTGTGACATTAACAGTTTGATGATTAATGGTCTGCGCTCCTCTGATCAGTCGGTGATTCTAGCTCATGTAGTGGATTTCTTCTCGTCTTTGTTAGGGGCTAAACCTCAATCGGGCTTGTCCATTTCCCCCCACCTTTGGAGTTCTGGTCTTAAAATTTCTCCCAAGGAGAATGCCTCCTTGATGATCCCGTTCTCTGATCAGGAAATCTGGGACGTGGTTAATTCTGCTAACCCCAATGCAGCATCTGGGCCAGATGGCTTTTCCATTCCTTTCTTTCGGAGATTTTGGCCCCAGTTGAAACAGTTGGTGTGTAGCGTTATTCAGGGTTTCTGTCTTGAGACTGCCGATATCTCTCGTCTGAATTACGCTGTAATATCCCTGATTCCGAAGGTCAAGGGTGCTGATGTTATTTCCCAATTTCGGCCTATAGCGTTGATTAACAACTTTGCCAAATTCCCTTCCAAAGGCTTTGCGAATCGGCTGTCCCCGGTTGCGCATAGAGTTATTAGCCCTTTCAATCTGCTTTTATCAAAGGGCGTTTCATTCTAGATGGCATTCTTTCCCTTCATGAGATTGTTCACGACCTTCACGCGCGGAAAGCTAAAGCGGTTATTCTTAAGTTAGACTTTGAAAAAGCGTATGACTCGGTCAGTTGACCTTTCCTCAAGCAGGTCCTTCTTGCTAAAGGTTTCGACGGTGCTTATGTCCATCGtatcatgcagttggtctcgggtggCCATACTGCTGTTGCTGTGAATGGCGTTATTAGTAACTTCTTTGCGAATGGCAGGGGCCTTCGCCAAGGGGATCCAGCCTCCCCGGTTCTCTTTAACTTTGTGGCCGACGCCTTCTCTTGCATGCTCTCCAAGGCGGCCCGTTGTGGGCACATTAGCCCCGTGATCTCCCATCTTCTGCCGGAAGGTGTCTCCCATctgcaatacgctgatgatacaatcatattGGTGGAGTTGGATAATGCCTGTATTGCCAATCTTAAATTCATCTTGCTGTGTTTCGAAGCTGTTTCGGGTCTGAAGATCAATTTCGCCAAGAGTGAGGTTCTGGTGACGGGTGTGGACGGGGCAGAAGCCTTGCGAGTTGCCAGGCTCCTTAATTGCGCTTTAGGTTCTTTCTCTTTCAAGTATTTAAGACTTCCTATTTCTCCTGGTATCCTTCATGTGAAGGACTTCGCTCCGGTGGTTGCTAAAGTAGGAAACAGGGTGCTCCCGTGGAGGGGTAGATATAATACCAATGCAGGCAAAGTGGCTTTAATCAATTCTTGCCTGTCTTCTCTCCCTATGTTTCTTATGGGCTCTATCTTCTCACGAAATGGCGTGCATTCTGGCTTCGACAAACATAGGGGTGGCTTTTACTGGAATTCAGCTGATAACAAAGAAAATTTAGGCTGGTTAAGATAGGCACACTGATGTCGGGTAGGCCTAAAAACCTTCGGGGCGGTTAGGCCCTTATTAACACTCGGGTGATGAAACACGTGTTTGCTCATCAAGTGGGTGGTGGAAAAATTATGACTGTGGGGGGCCGGGTTCCGCTGTGGTTTTCGATTCTTAAGGCCCAAATATTTCCCCCACCCGATCCTATGTTTGCTCCCGCGCGGCGTGGTTCTCAGTTCTGGAAAGCTCTTGTTAAAGTTAGGCCGATTTTTTTGGACGCATGTCAAGTTTTCTGTGGGGAATGGGTCTGCTGTCGTTTTTGGTTGGATTGGTGGTCTGGGGATGCCCCACTTGCCGTGAGCTTTCCGATTTTGTTTTCTTATTGTCCCAATCCGCAGATCTCCATCGCGGAGTGGCTGCTAATAATTGGGATTTGGCTTTCCGTCGGGCtctgtctcctgaagagttggaagattggcaaaGCCTCTCTGCCCTCTTCCCCGTGCTCTCGGAGTCGGCTGACTCGGTGTTTTGGCCACTTTCGGCCTCTTGGTAAATTTTTCTGTTAAGTCGTTGTATTCTAGACTCATTGGTGGTACCCCCCGGCTAGATTCTCTTGTGTCTGGAAATCAAGGATTCCTCCAAAAATTAAGATTTTTCTCTGGCAGGCCTTTCGTGGTCGCCTCCCTACTGGCGGATCAGATCAAAAAACGCAATGGCCAGGCTCTGAATTCTGTAGCCTGTGTGGGGCCTTGGAAAATTCCGACCACATCTTTTTCAACTGTGTACTTGCAAATTAGTTTGGTCTTGCGTCAGATCTTGGCTTCGGGTTTCTTGGAATCCCTCCTCTTTTTCTGATATTAGAACTCTAGCTAAAACTTTGGTCGGGGGTCACCAAGAGGGTATTTTTGGGTTGGCTTGGGAGCCTTTTGCTGGGCCTTATGGAATATTAGAAACAAATTCACTATTGAGCTTACCTTCCCATCTAAAACCTGCTGATTGTCTATTCAAATCATGTaattcttgcagcagtggagatcattgactaaggagcCTGATCGCGACGCCCTGGACCTGCTCATCAACAAAATTCGGGCTTCGACTTCTCAGATATCCGGGACGAACCCTGCCGTATAATTTTGTGCTGTTGTTTGCGGATTCTTGGTCTTTCTCCTCCCCGGCCTGCGCGCTGTGTATGGCAGTTGCCTGTATCATGCTTGCTTAGGTTTCTCTTAAACTCCTCTGTGTGGTTTTGGTTTCCTGTGAACCTGTGTTATCCGTAacgctgcctggtggctttatctataaagtcgggccttggccttttctctaaaaaaagaaaaaaaggcatcTAGTCTCAGATTGCATTCGTTGGATACATCAAGCAAGATCCTCAACAATCACCACTGTATCTGCACCCAGATTGCTTCCACCTACTGATGCTGTGCTATATATAACCGTCGCCATGCCCATGGTAGAATTCAGGCGTAACTCTTCCTCCAACCTTCAGGGAGTCGCCATTTCCTGTGCCAGTAAATAGAAACCCTCGACCACGACGGGAACCCGAAACTGTAGTCCAGCGCCTCGTCCGCCAAACCTCCGATGGACAAGGGCAGCCAGACATACCGGGAGTCGCACAAATCCGACGGGTTCCACCTGTCTGCCATGAAGATGAATGTGCCCGGCAAGCCAGGGAGGGGGAGCACGAATGTGCTCTGAGACAGGAACGTTGTCAGCCGGAGGAAGTGGTTGCCTCCCACGCACGGGTTCCCTAACGTCTCCCATGGCCCCATGATCTTGTGTGTGGCGTGTGCCAGTGCTGGATTTGGAGCCCAACCTGAGCACCTTGAGGTGATCATGTAGTAGGTTCCTCTGAGCTTGAACACGGCCGGAGCCTCCCTGAACCGTCTTACCAATATTCTCCTTATAGCCGATGTGACATTAAGATAATCCGCTGTCAATGGACTGACATGAAGCTCGGTGTTGCCGCGAGTAGCGTAGAAGAGGTAAGCCATGCCATCGTCGTCTTTGAAGATCGTCATGTCCCTGCTATCAAATCCATGTGGCCGGAAACTGTAGAGGTAACTGAAAGGCCCTGTGGGAGATCTGCTGACGGCCACACCGACAGATGCTTTAGTGTAATTGCCGTCGTCGATGTGCATCCACATAACATACTGCCGAGTACGGTCATTATATATCACCTTAGGCCTCTCAAGAACCTTTGATATATGAAGGTCGTGCGTGATATTGGTACGCTCTCCAGGAAGCACGATTCCTTCGTGAGTCCATGACCATAGGTCCTTCGAGGAGTAGCAGCTTACCCCTATAATGTCTATCTGAAAAATTGAAAACAGAAGCAAGTGTcagtgcacaacctactaagcagcAATCAATCACGAACAAACAACAGGTAATAAAAACCAGAGTCATGTTAGGAAAGGTTGCTGGAAAAACAAAGAACAGATTAAGGCAGATATTATGTTAGAAATTTGTACTGACCCGTTGTGCCCCTTCAGGGTGAATTTGATAAGTTGGTCCATCTTTGTTCTCTCCGTACCAATAGTATGTCGCGGTATTCTGATCATACAGAATGCCACCACCATGGGCTTGAATGGCATTTCCATCAGTGTCCAGCCACACCCTACCGGGATAAAAGTACATGCTGTCATTTCTGCCTTTTGTTGGGTTCACAGCAGTTGTTTCACTAGGAAAGAACATGTCGTGTAATGCTGAGGACCCATCCAGATATTCATCGATGATCTTTGAAGCCTTGGTAGAGCCCCGACGTTTGACTGTACGTTTCACTGCACGAGGATTCACCTTGTGAGGAGGTGGCAACCGAAAGTGCTCTTCCTCAACCTGTTCCAATTCTCTGGTGGCAGGCAAATGGCTGGAATAGCTATGGGCATGCCCAGTTTTTACTTGATGGCTGATGAAAAATAGGCAGGCAATGAGGGTGAATCCCACCAAGCCTATTACAATAAAAGATAAGGAAGATCCGCATCCAGCATCGAAGTTGAGAATAGATGGCTTTCGCTGCGTATTCCTCATCTTCGATCTCCCTCTACTAACCTTCATAAGAAAGTTGCAGTAATAAATCCACTATGCTTTACATCCATGTAAAACGTTGAAACAAATTTAACCATGGAGAGCAAAGAAAGAAATAAGTAAAACAACTAATATCCTATATATCGGACAGAATAATCATGGATCAATGCGGATCAAATGAGCGAAGAAGTTCCAACTTAATCATATAGATACCCTTATTCGGCAAGATATTCCTGATGAAATATTAGCCAAACTTtaaaaatcaagaaaaaaattGAGCAAGCAAGAATCTGATCAACCAATTTTTATCTAGCACAGATTAAAGGAAAGAATGATCACATTAGTAACTTGTAAGGTTGTGACAGAGAACTATGCTGGGGCGCAGACATGCAGCAATGGGGCATAGCTTGCTACCTTATTTGAAGTGTGACCCCAAATGTTAGAAAATGATTAGCTTGAAATAAATTACTAAAACAGTATATTTTTTAAAACTGCCGGAGTGCCGAATTGATTCAGTGCATAAAGAATCTAGCAATTAGTTGCTTTTGAACAATGCTGACACCGGTGCATGCTGTGCTCTTCTCTTGCTTCCATTTCTACAGGtttgaagtgtatttttttgttgaGAGAGAGTAATCGTGATAGTTAGGCCATGATAATATGCAAGAGCGAGAAATGCTACTATCGTGTCAAAACATGCCAACCTAAGTTCAGGATTTAATGCACTGTGGAGTTATGAACAAACAAACATATGCCAATTCGTCGGCGCTGCATAATCAGTGATGTAAAACGAAAGAAATTAATATAAAGACGTGGAAATCATGAACCTAGAACACTA from Triticum aestivum cultivar Chinese Spring chromosome 3B, IWGSC CS RefSeq v2.1, whole genome shotgun sequence includes these protein-coding regions:
- the LOC123070897 gene encoding uncharacterized protein isoform X1 encodes the protein MPAAVSVVSRGRSKMRNTQRKPSILNFDAGCGSSLSFIVIGLVGFTLIACLFFISHQVKTGHAHSYSSHLPATRELEQVEEEHFRLPPPHKVNPRAVKRTVKRRGSTKASKIIDEYLDGSSALHDMFFPSETTAVNPTKGRNDSMYFYPGRVWLDTDGNAIQAHGGGILYDQNTATYYWYGENKDGPTYQIHPEGAQRIDIIGVSCYSSKDLWSWTHEGIVLPGERTNITHDLHISKVLERPKVIYNDRTRQYVMWMHIDDGNYTKASVGVAVSRSPTGPFSYLYSFRPHGFDSRDMTIFKDDDGMAYLFYATRGNTELHVSPLTADYLNVTSAIRRILVRRFREAPAVFKLRGTYYMITSRCSGWAPNPALAHATHKIMGPWETLGNPCVGGNHFLRLTTFLSQSTFVLPLPGLPGTFIFMADRWNPSDLCDSRYVWLPLSIGGLADEALDYSFGFPSWSRVSIYWHRKWRLPEGWRKSYA
- the LOC123070897 gene encoding uncharacterized protein isoform X2; translation: MRNTQRKPSILNFDAGCGSSLSFIVIGLVGFTLIACLFFISHQVKTGHAHSYSSHLPATRELEQVEEEHFRLPPPHKVNPRAVKRTVKRRGSTKASKIIDEYLDGSSALHDMFFPSETTAVNPTKGRNDSMYFYPGRVWLDTDGNAIQAHGGGILYDQNTATYYWYGENKDGPTYQIHPEGAQRIDIIGVSCYSSKDLWSWTHEGIVLPGERTNITHDLHISKVLERPKVIYNDRTRQYVMWMHIDDGNYTKASVGVAVSRSPTGPFSYLYSFRPHGFDSRDMTIFKDDDGMAYLFYATRGNTELHVSPLTADYLNVTSAIRRILVRRFREAPAVFKLRGTYYMITSRCSGWAPNPALAHATHKIMGPWETLGNPCVGGNHFLRLTTFLSQSTFVLPLPGLPGTFIFMADRWNPSDLCDSRYVWLPLSIGGLADEALDYSFGFPSWSRVSIYWHRKWRLPEGWRKSYA